The nucleotide sequence CCTGTTCATGTAATTCATTTGGCTTTTCGCCATGCAGTAGATTCAGGAACTGCGCACCGATTGAATCATCATCGGTATTTTCTTCAATACGCACGCCGTCATGGCTATAACGATACCAGTAACAGATCATTGCCGGCAAAGTTGCCAAAATACGGTCTGCGATATCCTGTTGCTGCTCAAAAGATTGCTCAGTTTCAAGATTGCCCAGCATGGAAACGCCAGTACGCATCACATCCATTGGATGTGAGTCGGCAGGAATACGCTCAAGGACTTCTTTTAATGCCTGAGGTAAAGTGCGTAAGGATTTCAGTTTGGCTTTGTAGGCTGCCAATTGCTCTGATGTCGGCAATTCTCCGAAGAAAATCAGGTAAGCGACTTCTTCAAACTGGCAATGTTCAGCCAGATCCTGTACGTCATAACCGCGATAGGTCAGGCCTGCGCCACTTTTGCCTACTGTTGAAAGTGAGGTTTTACCTGCCACTTGTCCGCGCAATCCTGCGCCAGTGAGTACTTTTCCTTCAGCCATTTTTTTAATTCTCCTGTTTAAACAGTTTATCTAATGTGTCTTCGAAGCTGTGATAATCTAAAAATTCGTAGAGTTCTTTTCGTTGTTGCATGATATCCAGCACATTTACCTGAGTACCATGTTCGCGCACCGAACGCATCACTTCAAGTGCGGCTTTTTGCATTGCACGTGTCGCTGACAATGGATACAGCACCATGCCAATGCCCTGCTCAGCCAATTCATCTACCGTATAATACGGCGTATCACCAAATTCGGTAATATTCGCCAGGACTGGCACACCGACCGCATCACATACTGTACGGTACATGGTGATATCAGTCATCGCTTCAGCAAAAATCGCATCTGCGCCCGCTTCAACACAGGCAGAAGCACGGTCAATCACGGCTTGCAGGCCTTCTTTTTGTAGCGCATCGGTACGCGCCATCACCACGAAGTTTGAATCGGTTTTCGCATCTACAGCAGCTTTGATACGATCGACCATTTCCTGTTGCGATACGATTTCTTTATTTGGACGATGACCACAACGCTTCTGTGCAACCTGATCTTCAATATGAACCGCAGCGGCTCCTGCTGCAATCATCTGTTTGATCGTTCGGGCAATATT is from Acinetobacter lwoffii and encodes:
- the prpB gene encoding methylisocitrate lyase, encoding MTEQMSAGLRFRQALEVEKPLQIMGTVNAYAAMMAKQVGYKAIYLSGAGVANYSYGLPDLGMTSLDNVLEDVRRITERVDTPLLVDIDTGWGGALNIARTIKQMIAAGAAAVHIEDQVAQKRCGHRPNKEIVSQQEMVDRIKAAVDAKTDSNFVVMARTDALQKEGLQAVIDRASACVEAGADAIFAEAMTDITMYRTVCDAVGVPVLANITEFGDTPYYTVDELAEQGIGMVLYPLSATRAMQKAALEVMRSVREHGTQVNVLDIMQQRKELYEFLDYHSFEDTLDKLFKQEN